The genomic segment ATATTGATATTAAAAGGATTTCTACAAAGCCTATTTTTTTTATTTTTATATTTCTTATTTTTTATTTTATTTTTTTTTAATTATTTTTAATATTCCTTTAATTTTAATTTAAAGCTGGGGGGGGGGGATAGCTATTGTTTTTTTCTTTTTGCTGTGTTTATTCGTTCATATGGGTTCTTATTGTCTTGTTTATTATTTTTTAGTTTTTAATTTTTTTATTCTTTTAATGACGTTTGGGTTGTTTTTTGTTTTTGGGTAGGAAGTTTTTTATAGTAGTTTTTTTATATTATATTATTGTAGCGTAGTGAGTGTTCTCATTGTGCTAGTATTTTTTATATTACTGATTGATTGGATCAGGAGGTGAAAAAACGAAAATGTTTACAATAAATAGACTTTTTAAGCCAATTATTTTTGTTATGTGTGTTTTATTTATCTTTTTAGGTTTATCTAGTGCTAGTGCAGCTAGTTATGATTTTAATAATGCTAATACTACTGAACAGTTTCAAAGTGTTATTAATACTGATAATGATAATGATTTGGTGATTAGTTTTGCTAATGGTGAGTATAGTGATTGGGGTCAGCTTAATATTAGTCGTAATGCTACTATAGTTGGTAAAAACCGTGGTGGTGCTAAATTCACAACATCTAGTGTTGATACTTTGTTTAAGATTAATGCTACTAATGTAAAGATTATTAATTTAACTATTAGTGGTTATACTACAGCTATAAAATCTAATTGTAGTGATTTGACTGTTAGTGATAATAATATTACTACTTCTGGTGTTAGTATTAATTTAAGTAGTAGTGGTAGTGCTAATCCTATAACAGGTGTTGTTATTAAGGATAATATTATTAAATCCAGTATAGCTACTAATTATCGTGGTGCTGTTTCTTTATTCGGTAAAAATAATGATAAGACTGTTTTTGATGTTTTATTTAGTGGTAATAATATAAATGGTGTTTCTTCTGGTGTATATTTAGGTGATGGTAGTTATAATAGTCCTGTTTCGTCTGCTAATTTGGTTTTTGAAAACAACAACATCACAGGAACATACTATGGTGTTTCTCTGGATGCATCCAGCAGCAACAACACCAATATAACCTTCGCCAACAACAACATCACAGGAACATCCGGCTCTGGTGTTTCTCTGTCTCCATACAGCAGCAACAACACCAATATAACCTTCGCCAACAACAACATCACAGGAACATATGGTGTTGATCTGTATGCATCCAGCAGCAACAACACCAATATAACCTTCGCCAACAACAACATCACAGGAACATCACGTGGTGTTTCCATGGATGCATACAGCATCAACAACACCAATATAACCTTCGCCAACAACAATATTACTGGTGTTAATTATGGTGTTTATGTTTATTTGTCTAATGGTAATGTTAAGGGTGTTAATTTCTTGAATAATACTATTAATGCTACTAGTGGTGATGGTTTTTATTTCTATAGTGGTGGTGTTACTAATGTGACTGATTTTGTTGTTAGTGGTAATACTATTTTTGCTACTAATGCTGGTTTGAATTTTACTGGTTTAGTTGTTGGTTCATTGGTTAATGTTACTGTTGAGTATAATCGTATATTGGCAAGTTTTGGTGTTAATATTACTGGTCATAATGATAATAGTAGTTTTGATCGTAATTGGTGG from the Methanobrevibacter arboriphilus JCM 13429 = DSM 1125 genome contains:
- a CDS encoding beta strand repeat-containing protein; its protein translation is MFTINRLFKPIIFVMCVLFIFLGLSSASAASYDFNNANTTEQFQSVINTDNDNDLVISFANGEYSDWGQLNISRNATIVGKNRGGAKFTTSSVDTLFKINATNVKIINLTISGYTTAIKSNCSDLTVSDNNITTSGVSINLSSSGSANPITGVVIKDNIIKSSIATNYRGAVSLFGKNNDKTVFDVLFSGNNINGVSSGVYLGDGSYNSPVSSANLVFENNNITGTYYGVSLDASSSNNTNITFANNNITGTSGSGVSLSPYSSNNTNITFANNNITGTYGVDLYASSSNNTNITFANNNITGTSRGVSMDAYSINNTNITFANNNITGVNYGVYVYLSNGNVKGVNFLNNTINATSGDGFYFYSGGVTNVTDFVVSGNTIFATNAGLNFTGLVVGSLVNVTVEYNRILASFGVNITGHNDNSSFDRNWWGVNDITGMILGVDTLNHFILNITNTSSLDGVHFCDNVSFMLLVLNTTLSNDGVEFLPDFVVNGTFNGADFNSSRVDGFVYNATATAGVQTLAATLDNVDDNVAFNAQLTTNSSIIVSNDPVSIGNNVTISGQLANYTGITGVNVTVDGNLYTDVSVNGTGGWNFNYTTNRTGTITVSVNYVGNENYTAFSNSTSFEVLRNSTNSSIIVASVQIGTNAIISGELVGYVGNGSDFLTVSVDGNVYDDVIINSTGGWSLNYTTNRTGTITVSVNYVGNENYTAFSNSTSFEVLRNSTNSSIIVASVQIGTNVTISGELVGYVGNGSDILTVSVDGNVYDNVTINSTGGWSLNYTTNRTGNITVTVTYVGNDNYTGFTNASSFTVILNDTNSSIIVNPETVSIGDNVTISGELVGYVGNGSDTLTVSVDG